The following nucleotide sequence is from Takifugu flavidus isolate HTHZ2018 chromosome 4, ASM371156v2, whole genome shotgun sequence.
cgttTGTGCCTGGAATGTCACGGAAACGGCCACCTCGACCCTGAAATCCAGCCTATGTTTAAAATAGCAGAATTGCACCAAGATGAAGAGGATTATAGACTTGTCCAACTGGATGCGGTGCATTCTCAGACTGCATCTtcagcattaaaaaacaaacaaacaaacaaagcagcttCAGTTGGACACAAACCATGACGCCTCCGTGATCACACGTGTAGAGCTGTGAATGATGGAGGAGCAAACTCACCATCAACCCTCACTGTTGTTCCTTGaagagttttttaaaaaaaaaaatctaattatgaGACATGctgaaaatattctgtcataaAATCTGTCCCGCCCCGTGGCGCACAGGGAGCCATAAAACCCTTTGTGGGCAAGTTACGCAATAGTGTGTTCTCACACGCAGAACAACAATGGGAGCAGGCCTGCACTCACCCACCTTTCACTTGGGTCTCATATTCAGCAATAATCTCTTTGTCCTTCTTGACTTTCGCCTGAGATGACATGTTGGGGGGGAGGTAGATCGAGCTCCTGCAATCCTCAGCCAGGAGTCACAGTCGCCGCAACGCCGCTGCCGCCCCCCTTTCTATGCAGTCCTCCAGCGGGTAGTTGAGCAGCGATCAGATGCGTATCATTGACACAACttggaagaggaggggggggcggagatTAACAGCACTTGGAACTCTTGAGAGGTGGGTGCGCAGCGGTGGAAGCGACGTCGGCCTGAAAAAGGCGTAATGAGCCGCGTCCCCGACCACTCCTCTGGGCTCCCAGCGCGCCTCCGCGAATCGAAAAACAACTCACGTTTTGATGGACATTTCTGAGGCTCAAACAGCTACGGCGGCTTCTGagacagcagctctttctgcacAACAACGTCCAgtctgcatctctctctctcccttctctctctctctgtgtgtgtgtctctctctctctccctatcGCCCTATCTCTcgcttctctgtgtgtgtgtgtctctctctctttctctgtgtgtgtctctctccccctaTCGCCCtatctctcccttctctctctctcccctctccccctctctgcaaGTTCAATGCTGCAGGAAAGCCTGAATGGGACTCAATGTGAgactcctcccctccccccccccccagcccttcCCTTCTTCGCCGCTCTTCACGGATGATTACGGTTTGTCTGAGGGAACTCATGCACAGCCTTGGCCCGGTAGCGTGTGCGTCCCAGCGCACATGCTCGGTGAAGCCGCGCACGCTCTGCGTCCACGATCCTGCGGCTCCGTGAGTCAGCTGACCGCGGGGCCACATGCACGGTTTCATCTCAaaacatgtgttttatttttaggagTGTAAATAATTACTTTGTGCAAGTTAAAAGCTTTTCTGCAGTTTGGAGATTGGGGGGGGTCAAAAGCCGAGGGAAGGTGTGAACAAAAGCAacttaacctttgaccttggcTATATTTTCCACTATGGAATAAAGAGAAAGATCTAAAAGAAGATCTCACAGGTATGAAAAAGTGTAACTTCACAACCCGTTGGAATCTGGCCTTTTTGTGTCCATGCCAATGgttttaaaaagtaataaaaaagtGTGTGGGATGCATGTGATCAAGCTGAAGGACAAAACTCAGACCAGAGTATTCACACTCACGGCCATATTTAAAGAGCTTTTTActactggaaaaaaaaaatatgtttctGACCGTAGAAAGCCCAGACGGACTGATGTACAATCATCATTGGCACATTCATACCCAGGAATATCATATTTAGTTGGAGAAAAATGTAAATACATGGTTGTCCTTCTATCTCAAAATAAAGAGATTGGGTAACTCCTCAGATAAGGGTGCACCTCCTGTATTCACCATTAACACCCATGAAGAATAAGATCAGAACAGGTGCTGCGGAATCAATAATGAAAGCTCAAAAGTCTGTTAGGTAGTTAATGGTGAACACATGTTACTTGATTAAATTGCCACCAGAAAATGGTTCAAATGAACCTGTTGCCTTTGTGTAGAGTTCAGGTTTTCTAcacactcttcctctgctgttgtGTGTTGCCTGTACGtggctgccccctgctggtccagatGACACATCCACACCAATACTGGAATGCTTGGTGAATTAATCACTGGTTTCTGTGTGGTCAGGCTGTCGTCAGCAGGAGATGGTGCACATATTTGTTCTGGACTGTCACCCATgagtagaaagaaaaaaatcacgAGATATTTCACAACGACAAATGGAGAAGTTGACAGAAGACAAAGATTCCGAGCACAGATGACAGATGTGTTGAAATTTGCCAGTCCCGGCATCATTTCCATTGATAAAAATTCCGGTACAAATGACATATGAGCCTGTGGATGACGTCACTGCTCCTCAATGTTCAGGcaagtgtttgggtttttttttaataatcccGCATAAACAATTGCACAATCAGTTGACAATGGAAGAACTGCTCTCGGATGTCAGTTTTCTTCACTTGACTTCAGTCTCGTGGTTATCTGAGCGCCTTGCTGCACAGGATTGTGCAACCGCTTTGTGTCACAGGCCACACCTTTCCTACCTCACAAAGAGCAGCTCCCACTGAGCTCAGCTCACATATAAATGTGCCGCCAGCAGCTACTTTATGAATTAAACTGTGTGCAGGAGAAGCAGCTCACCTGAGAGAGACATGATCTGGGCAGCACTTTTAGGCGTTAGCGGACTCCTCACGCTGGTTCTCCTTTACTTCTCTCGCAGAAGGTAAAGCCATTTCCTTCCAAAGACGTTGAGGTCATTTTCTCATAGTTTATGCAGCCAGGTCCTGCTGATGTCTGTGAACAGCTTAAATGTCTCCGGGGATGCTGACTTGTCACTCGTGAGCTAGTTTTTGAGATTTGGGAATgaacaacaaaaaccaaaacacaagtgTGAACTTTTGTTGCCGCCACTATGGTGTTCttgtttcctcttgtttccGGACAGGCAGGACGACGAGCCGCCGCTGGACCAAGGAGCCCTGCCGTGGCTGGGCCACGCTCTGGAGTTTGGAAGAGATGCTGCAAAGTTTTTGGCTCGGATGAAAGAGAAGCACGGGGATGTCTTCACCGTAAGTTTTTGATGATGTCAGAATGCCATTTAAAGGCGATGAACATCTCTTTGCATTAATTCACAAGCTGGTctaatttttttaaaccaaCTTAAAAAGTTTGTCAGTCTTTCAATAGTGAAATGACAGTTTTAATGGCTCCaaatttcaatcaatcaatcaatcaatcaatctttatttatatggggTCTGCTACAGTCCAGACCCCAACAGAGTTAAAgccccaaaataaataaatgttgtgtATTTAATATGATGCAGATAAATGGATGCAGTAAAATGGAACTAATCTGCTCTCAGGTCCGTGTTGCTGGGCAGTACATAACAGTGCTGTTGGATGCAAACTCGTTCGACAGCGTGCTGAATGACACAGTCTCTCTGGACTTTGTCAAGAGCAAAAATCAGCTCCTGGAAAGGATCTTCTTCCTGAAGCTGCCAGGCCTCcagcctgcagcagagagggaatGGATGGAGCAGTAAGGAGTTTCATCTTTTCTCTTCATGACTGAgaagaattttttaaaaaaaaatctccctcattttcactgttttctttcAGGCATTTTCATGGATTTAGGCTTTCAAATCTCAGCGGAACCATGAAGGCTAATATTAAAAGTCTGCTGCTGAGCGACGTGAAAGGTGGCAGCGCTTCAGGGTGGAGACAGGACGGTCTGTTCAACTTCTGTTACAGCCTCCTCTTCAGGTAACACACAACCTTCTCCTTCCCATTTGTCCAATGAAAATCTGTCCACATGCACAGTGAATGAAAGCCATCTTGTTTCCCCCGCCGTCCCAGGGCTGGATACCTCACCTTATTTGACAGCGCAGACAATGTCACCAGCATCTACAAAGAATTTCGCAAATTTGACAAGCTTCTATCCAAATTGGTCCGTGGCTCCCTAAAGAAAGGTAGGTTTGTTTTCAATTTCAGTTTCAATTCTGCTTGTCCAGTATCTGACGCCGTTTCTGCAACAGGGGAAACCCACACAGTCAACTCATCCAGGAAACGACTGTGGGAGCTCCTatctgctgattggctgagccgGGCGTCAGGGTCAATCTCCTGGCAACAGAGCTACAACCGATTCCTGGAAAAGGAAGGAGTCGACATGGAAATGCAGAGGCGAGCgtcactgctgcagctgtggacCACTCAGGTGAGCGCAGCTCATAGACAAATGGAATAGGCTCCTCAGACTGGAGAGTGATCCCTCCACACCCCTCTGGCGTTTAAATTCCTTACTCAGCCAGTTAACAATGTGTTCAATGGGAAGTCGCCGGTTCCACTCTGCTCATACATTTCATGCCTAGTCACATGCCACAACTTGTTCCAATTGGATCTGTACTCACTTTGATGTGGAGATCCTGTTTCGGTAACAAGTCGTTGGCACATTAATAAGAGGCATGACCTCCATATAAATTACAGTTatcttttttctgctttaaggTGCAGCCCTTACTGCCAAATTATATTTTTCTTGTAAATATTAGCGGAAATGCGCTCAATAAATTATTTCTTAAAGTCACCTCCACATGATTAATATGGTGCCTTACCCATGAGCTGCCAGATGGGGGAACCAGCGAGCTGTTTGGTAGCTTTGCATTCCTGGCCTAATTTTAGCCAACATTTTCACCACAGCACTAAATACTCAACCAGTAGTACCAGTTTACCACACTAAACCGTCCATTCTGCCCACCCCGGCGCTTTGGACTTGCTTGGCAGCCTTACCCTGTGTTTAGACTCGCAGTCCCCCAACCAGGGAGGAAAAGTGGAGCAGCAGTGGATGTGACCTCAGTGTGTGTCACAGCCATTCTCGTGGTCTCACTGGGCAGCTCCGGCTCTCTATTCCATagcaaacacattaaaacacacctGGTCCTTGAATGGAGAGCACACAACCTGATATTTGCACACAACCTGAGGTTTGCTCTAAAAGGTGCAAAAAACTGTCGACCAAGGAATATTTGCAAACACACCACCActgctcctttaaaaaaaagacccccAGCATGTCTAAGTGGGCACAAATGATATTTCAGCCTGCTCCCAGCTGCTCGTTTGCCCTTCTTGTCAATGGAGGCTTGACCCAAGAAGTGTACCAGGTAAGAACAAGGCCTCTCATAACCCACAGCAATTACCATCTGACAGGCTCTGAcggctcctccaaacaggctgACAGCAGCCTCTTAAAAGGGTTCCCTCCATATCAATCCCACGCAAGCAGCAGTGCTGCCATCTGTAGATACCGCTTCCGCATATAAAACTCATTTcttttgtgtggttttgtttgatAGTTTGGATgatcttttgtttcctttccagTGTAACAATGGACCGGCCGCCTTTTGGCTCCTCGGCTTCCTGCTCACTCACCCCGAGGCCATGGAGGCGCTCAAATCAGAGATCAGACAGTTCAACCTGCAGGACCCTGCTGTCCGACATCGGACTAGTGGCTCGCCGGACTCACGTCGCACCCCAGTTTTTGGTAAGTAACCCCTGTAGGCTGTTCACCTGAGTTCATTGTGGTGCGAAACGGGAATATGAAATACGGCACTTTGGAACGGCGACAGGGAAGAATAAACATCTGACCTTTGCCTGGCTCTTTTTTCATGAGCTGATCTCCATAAACATCCGTCCCTATGCATTTTGCACCTGAGGGTGCAGGTGATCTAACGCCCACTCACTTGGCTCCACTGTCCCTTCCTTTCTGCAGACAGCATCCTGAGCGAGACCCTCCGTCTCACCGCTGCCGTTCTCATCAGTAGGGTGGTGGTTGGGGATAAGGTGCTGCGGATGGCCAGCGGGCAGCAGTACAAGCTCAGACGGGGGGACAAAGTgatcctcttccccttcctcagccCGCAAATGGACCCAGAGATACATTTGGAGCCACAGGTGCTTTTGTGtataaacacaataaagctgAGCCCAACAGGAAACGCCAAGTGTTTTTGTGGTTCATATGTGAAGTGGACCCTTGCCATTAGAGATTATTAGTATTTTAAAGCCAAATTACAATTGACTGAGTAACCAGGAGTAAaggaatcagaaataaagacTTGATAGGATGCAGAGGCAAAATGCATTATCTGCCTGTCTTCAGTCACATATCTATAGCAAAAATCGCTTCCTCTGCTTTCTTGGCTTTCCAGAGTTTTAAATACGATCGATTTTTAAACATTGACATGAGCATGAAGGATACATTCTACAAGAATGAAGGGAGGCTGAAATACTACACCATGCCCTGGGGTGCAGGAAGGCACGCCTGCGTCGGGAAAGAGTTCGCAGTCGCCACCATTAAACAGTAAGTGATTTTGAAAAACGAAGGCAACAGCAAGATGTATATCTCGCTATGGTATATTAAATTCTTAAATGATGTATTTGTGATCAAAGTGCTTCAGTGGGTTTCACCCTGATTACCAAACCAGGCCAACAAAATCCATCTGCAGTTAATATTCCGCCTATTATCGTCATACTGGCGTGCTCGTGACTGTCATTAGCTGGGGGCTTAATTGCTGATGCCTTGTAATAGACGGGATGCAAACGGCTGAG
It contains:
- the ptgis gene encoding prostacyclin synthase, encoding MFRRSSSPERDMIWAALLGVSGLLTLVLLYFSRRRQDDEPPLDQGALPWLGHALEFGRDAAKFLARMKEKHGDVFTVRVAGQYITVLLDANSFDSVLNDTVSLDFVKSKNQLLERIFFLKLPGLQPAAEREWMEQHFHGFRLSNLSGTMKANIKSLLLSDVKGGSASGWRQDGLFNFCYSLLFRAGYLTLFDSADNVTSIYKEFRKFDKLLSKLVRGSLKKGETHTVNSSRKRLWELLSADWLSRASGSISWQQSYNRFLEKEGVDMEMQRRASLLQLWTTQCNNGPAAFWLLGFLLTHPEAMEALKSEIRQFNLQDPAVRHRTSGSPDSRRTPVFDSILSETLRLTAAVLISRVVVGDKVLRMASGQQYKLRRGDKVILFPFLSPQMDPEIHLEPQSFKYDRFLNIDMSMKDTFYKNEGRLKYYTMPWGAGRHACVGKEFAVATIKQFVFFVLTHFDLETCDPQAKLPPVNPSRYGLGMLQPEGELQVRYRLKRSQPET